One stretch of Cohnella algarum DNA includes these proteins:
- a CDS encoding ATP-binding cassette domain-containing protein yields the protein MNIHHANDAVFSAVPAIRCRAVGAKWKKKTLLEAVGFDVPQGSICGLLGPNGAGKSTLLRMLTGLVPPDSGEVLLFGQKAGERTLAQVSYLPDRGQLPGWLSVADWLELASGIYPDWNRARQRELAQKLAVDPAARIGALSRGKKRDCSCLPVCPGRLRSSCWTNRLPASISFPANASLPPSSGTWRTGSARF from the coding sequence ATGAACATCCATCATGCGAACGATGCGGTTTTTTCCGCGGTTCCCGCGATCCGCTGCCGGGCCGTCGGCGCCAAATGGAAGAAAAAAACGCTGCTGGAAGCAGTCGGGTTCGACGTTCCGCAAGGGAGCATATGCGGGTTGCTCGGCCCTAACGGCGCGGGAAAATCGACGCTGCTGCGCATGCTGACCGGTCTTGTGCCTCCGGATTCGGGCGAGGTGCTGCTGTTCGGGCAAAAGGCCGGGGAACGCACGCTGGCCCAAGTATCGTACCTGCCCGACAGGGGGCAGCTGCCCGGCTGGCTGAGCGTCGCGGACTGGCTGGAGCTGGCGTCCGGCATTTATCCGGACTGGAACCGGGCGCGGCAGCGGGAGCTGGCGCAAAAGCTTGCCGTCGATCCGGCCGCCCGGATCGGCGCCTTGTCGCGGGGGAAGAAGCGAGATTGCAGCTGCTTACCTGTCTGTCCAGGCAGGCTCCGCTCATCGTGCTGGACGAACCGTTTACCGGCGTCGATCTCGTTTCCCGCGAACGCATCGCTTCCGCCGTCGTCGGGGACATGGCGGACGGGTTCCGCACGTTTCTGA
- a CDS encoding cell wall hydrolase, whose product MAVIKTNEEGIKMLARLMRAEAEGEGHLGMLMVGNVGVNRIRGNCLDFRNIRSVSDMAFQSPGGFEAVQKPYFYQRAREADIALARRAVNGERTHPASNALWFFRPSGGCPGTWYDQTNTGRFKAHCFFAPTYEDCPRVY is encoded by the coding sequence ATGGCCGTCATCAAAACGAACGAAGAAGGCATCAAAATGCTGGCCCGCCTTATGCGCGCGGAAGCGGAGGGCGAAGGCCACCTCGGCATGCTGATGGTCGGCAACGTCGGCGTCAACCGCATTCGCGGGAACTGTCTCGATTTTCGCAACATCCGCTCCGTATCCGACATGGCGTTCCAGTCGCCGGGCGGGTTCGAAGCGGTCCAAAAGCCGTATTTTTACCAGAGAGCCCGCGAAGCGGATATCGCGCTCGCCAGACGCGCCGTCAACGGAGAGCGCACTCATCCGGCATCCAACGCGCTATGGTTTTTCCGCCCGTCGGGAGGCTGCCCCGGCACCTGGTACGATCAGACCAATACCGGGCGCTTCAAGGCCCACTGCTTCTTCGCTCCCACGTACGAGGACTGTCCCCGAGTTTATTAA
- a CDS encoding MFS transporter, giving the protein MKTAIWLYLFLFVAFFDLHAQYPMLTPFAVSLGAAPSFIGLVMGMYSLTHLPGNILAGYSVDRFGSRLFIAGSLTGAGILLLLQARVTDPWQLLYIRSVSGFVLAFLSPACLAMLARLARNRIHQGKLMAGNGLVHTVAAVVSPAAGAWMTAKIGFETSFLILGWILLVTGIASLIFVREAKQPFADAAPASSPSGSKASVSLSPSNAEPAPLPSMGDRRFPWIVLILPLAMSCSQGILSFELPLSVKSADEMMTTGLLFSVISLGSLATLALLFLQKYLPYARSVCGLLLLAITYYGLAAGWPLPIAVLLFSLGMAKGVVFPAMTSFLLQLSGSSRYGRTLSFMSIASSIGAFLGPVAAGAVRDYLSPYFIAFAVLMIALLALAPRPDYSLGWNGGADASPRRRDIEEAGK; this is encoded by the coding sequence TTGAAAACCGCGATATGGCTTTATCTGTTTTTGTTCGTGGCCTTTTTCGACCTGCACGCGCAATATCCGATGCTCACCCCGTTTGCCGTATCTCTCGGGGCGGCTCCTTCTTTTATCGGACTCGTCATGGGCATGTACTCGCTCACTCATCTGCCCGGCAACATTCTCGCCGGCTACAGCGTCGACCGGTTCGGAAGCCGCTTGTTCATCGCCGGCAGTCTGACCGGGGCGGGCATCCTGCTGCTGCTGCAAGCGCGGGTCACTGATCCTTGGCAGCTGCTGTACATCCGTTCCGTCAGCGGGTTCGTGCTCGCCTTCCTTTCCCCGGCTTGTTTGGCGATGCTCGCGAGGCTCGCCCGGAACCGCATTCATCAAGGCAAGCTGATGGCCGGCAACGGCCTTGTCCATACGGTCGCGGCCGTCGTATCGCCGGCGGCGGGAGCCTGGATGACCGCCAAAATCGGGTTTGAGACGTCCTTTCTCATTCTCGGCTGGATTCTGCTCGTCACCGGCATCGCTTCCTTGATTTTCGTTCGCGAAGCCAAGCAGCCGTTCGCAGATGCCGCCCCGGCGTCCTCGCCGTCGGGATCGAAAGCAAGCGTATCCCTGTCCCCGTCGAACGCGGAGCCGGCGCCGCTTCCTTCAATGGGCGACAGGCGGTTTCCTTGGATCGTGCTCATTTTGCCGCTTGCGATGTCCTGCTCTCAGGGGATTCTCTCTTTCGAACTGCCGCTCAGCGTGAAATCCGCCGACGAGATGATGACGACCGGCCTGCTGTTTTCCGTTATCAGCCTCGGCTCGCTCGCCACGCTGGCCCTGCTGTTTCTGCAAAAATATTTGCCTTACGCCCGAAGCGTTTGCGGCCTGCTGCTGCTTGCGATCACCTATTACGGCCTGGCGGCGGGATGGCCGTTGCCGATCGCCGTGCTGTTGTTCTCGCTCGGCATGGCCAAAGGGGTCGTCTTCCCGGCCATGACCTCCTTTTTGCTTCAGTTGAGCGGTTCTTCCCGATACGGCAGAACGCTCTCGTTCATGTCGATCGCCTCCTCGATCGGCGCTTTCCTCGGACCGGTCGCGGCCGGAGCCGTCAGGGACTACCTTTCGCCGTATTTTATCGCGTTCGCCGTGCTGATGATCGCGCTGCTCGCGCTTGCGCCCCGGCCGGATTACTCTCTCGGCTGGAACGGAGGAGCCGACGCCAGCCCCCGGCGGCGGGACATTGAAGAAGCGGGAAAATAG
- a CDS encoding sporulation protein YjcZ: MSQIADCGHGHGHGHGASAAIVLVLFVLLVIVLRAC; encoded by the coding sequence ATGTCTCAAATTGCGGATTGCGGCCACGGACATGGACACGGCCATGGCGCCTCGGCGGCCATCGTGCTCGTCCTGTTCGTTCTGCTCGTCATCGTGCTGAGAGCCTGTTGA
- a CDS encoding SCO family protein, with translation MSEFKGEPSDKLENATPGTAETAGTGANGPSVPAVGTQKSFARRYAFPMVLLALCLALGGYLLWDSMKGSDLPVQGEAADFTLQSIDGEAVTMSELDGKVRLVYFFFSNCPDVCPPTTFMLSQVQEKLKADGDFGDKVEFLSITIDPLRDTPEALRAFGDKFNADYAGWKFLRGDEEQPIWDLAQEYGLMVVKDQNGDFGHSNLVVLVDKKGQIRSYISPDANGNPGDLDADALYEQVKTLL, from the coding sequence ATGAGCGAATTCAAGGGCGAACCGTCCGACAAACTGGAAAATGCAACTCCCGGAACCGCCGAAACGGCCGGAACCGGAGCGAATGGGCCTTCGGTGCCTGCCGTAGGAACGCAAAAATCGTTCGCCCGCCGGTACGCGTTTCCGATGGTGCTGCTGGCGCTGTGCCTGGCGCTCGGCGGCTATCTGCTGTGGGATTCCATGAAAGGCAGCGACCTTCCGGTTCAGGGCGAAGCGGCGGATTTCACGCTGCAAAGCATCGACGGCGAAGCGGTGACGATGAGCGAGCTCGACGGCAAGGTTCGCCTGGTGTATTTCTTCTTCTCCAACTGCCCGGACGTCTGTCCTCCGACGACGTTCATGCTTTCCCAAGTGCAGGAGAAGCTGAAGGCGGACGGAGATTTCGGGGACAAGGTCGAATTTTTGTCGATTACGATCGACCCGCTGCGCGATACGCCGGAAGCACTGCGCGCGTTCGGGGACAAATTCAACGCCGACTATGCCGGCTGGAAATTCCTCCGCGGCGACGAGGAGCAGCCGATCTGGGATTTGGCGCAAGAGTACGGCCTCATGGTCGTGAAGGATCAAAACGGGGACTTCGGCCATTCGAACCTCGTCGTGCTGGTCGACAAAAAAGGCCAGATCCGCAGCTATATTTCGCCGGACGCGAACGGAAATCCGGGCGATCTGGATGCGGACGCGCTGTACGAGCAAGTCAAAACGCTGCTGTAA
- a CDS encoding GntR family transcriptional regulator — translation MPPFWIWSPQDFQIDPSRPLYEQFVEQIRAKIAMGKLEPGTRLPSVRDTAASLRVNPTTVMKAYQELERLSLIVTFRGQGTFVTRDTDAIRSSRKRIAKEAFRQLEETAASIGLTVKELIELAHEQEE, via the coding sequence ATGCCGCCATTTTGGATCTGGTCCCCGCAGGATTTTCAAATCGATCCTTCGCGCCCGCTATACGAACAATTCGTCGAGCAAATCCGGGCGAAAATCGCCATGGGGAAGCTGGAACCGGGAACGAGGCTTCCGTCGGTCCGGGACACGGCGGCAAGCCTCCGGGTCAATCCGACGACGGTGATGAAGGCTTATCAGGAACTGGAAAGACTGTCGCTCATCGTGACGTTCCGCGGCCAAGGCACGTTCGTTACGCGGGATACGGACGCGATTCGGTCTTCCCGAAAGCGGATCGCGAAGGAAGCGTTCCGGCAATTGGAAGAAACGGCCGCATCGATCGGTCTGACGGTGAAGGAATTGATCGAGTTGGCTCACGAACAGGAGGAATGA
- a CDS encoding toprim domain-containing protein, translating into MDVAIIVEGKNDKSRLARVLSPEIPIYCTFGTLNTERIESLRKAVRDRQVYLFTDPDASGRRIRGMLSDVFPDAEHIYTRRGYNGVEGTPEEYLIQQLEKAGLEQYIVYPPPAEWPE; encoded by the coding sequence ATGGATGTCGCCATCATCGTCGAAGGAAAAAACGACAAAAGCCGCCTCGCCCGCGTGCTGTCTCCCGAAATTCCGATCTACTGCACCTTCGGCACATTGAATACCGAGCGGATCGAATCGCTTCGCAAGGCGGTGCGGGATCGCCAGGTGTACCTTTTTACCGACCCGGACGCTTCCGGCCGGCGAATCCGGGGCATGCTCAGCGACGTATTTCCCGACGCCGAGCATATTTACACGCGTCGAGGCTACAACGGGGTCGAAGGGACCCCGGAAGAATATTTGATTCAGCAGCTCGAAAAAGCCGGCCTGGAACAATACATCGTTTACCCCCCTCCCGCCGAATGGCCGGAGTGA
- the cyoE gene encoding heme o synthase, with translation MEKWRSLAAFHSRRRSSVFKDLVALTKPRIIRLNLFAAFGGFWVASRWEMDWMLLVWVLIGSTLTMASACVFNNYLDREMDTKMERTRNRALPTGRLRPSFVLGYGVVLGIAGLAVLFGLVNPLTGWLGILGIFVYVVIYTMWLKRSSTWSTSVGGVSGAMPPVIGYCAVTGQVDAGAWILFALLFLWQPPHFWSLAIRRVEEYRAAGFPVLPVVKGIERTKLQMVPYIALLLVASVFLYTYGYVGVVFLVLSVVIVGAWLLHALSGFRAKDTEKWAKADFLISVNYLLIMFLAMILDTNGA, from the coding sequence ATGGAAAAATGGCGGTCGCTTGCGGCTTTTCATTCTCGAAGGAGGAGCTCCGTGTTTAAAGATCTTGTGGCCCTGACCAAGCCGCGCATCATCCGTTTGAACTTATTTGCGGCTTTCGGCGGTTTTTGGGTCGCTTCCCGGTGGGAGATGGACTGGATGCTGCTTGTCTGGGTGCTTATCGGTTCGACGCTGACGATGGCGTCCGCTTGCGTGTTTAACAACTATCTCGACCGGGAAATGGACACGAAAATGGAGCGAACCCGGAACCGGGCGCTCCCGACCGGCAGGCTGCGGCCTTCATTCGTGCTCGGGTACGGCGTCGTGTTGGGAATCGCGGGGCTTGCCGTCCTGTTCGGGCTCGTCAATCCGCTGACCGGCTGGCTCGGGATTTTGGGGATATTCGTTTATGTCGTCATCTATACGATGTGGCTGAAACGAAGCTCGACGTGGAGCACCTCGGTCGGAGGGGTATCGGGGGCGATGCCTCCCGTCATTGGGTATTGCGCGGTGACCGGCCAGGTGGACGCGGGAGCCTGGATATTGTTCGCGCTTCTGTTTCTGTGGCAGCCTCCCCATTTTTGGTCGCTCGCGATCCGGCGGGTCGAAGAGTACCGTGCCGCGGGATTTCCCGTTCTTCCGGTCGTGAAAGGCATCGAGCGGACGAAGCTGCAAATGGTTCCGTATATCGCCCTGCTGCTGGTCGCTTCGGTCTTCCTTTATACGTACGGGTACGTAGGCGTTGTTTTTCTCGTTTTATCGGTCGTCATCGTCGGAGCTTGGCTCCTTCACGCGCTGTCCGGCTTTCGGGCCAAAGACACCGAGAAATGGGCGAAGGCCGACTTTCTGATTTCCGTCAACTATTTGCTGATTATGTTTTTGGCGATGATTCTCGACACGAATGGAGCTTAA